The Dioscorea cayenensis subsp. rotundata cultivar TDr96_F1 chromosome 18, TDr96_F1_v2_PseudoChromosome.rev07_lg8_w22 25.fasta, whole genome shotgun sequence genome includes the window ATTTGGGGAGACTTTGCCTACTGAGGAGGGTTATGGTCCAAGCGCAGGCTAGGCTTCGTGTTTGATGTATTTATGTGGGCTTTGGGCccttcttgtttcttttcttttttcctgttgttctctattttattattatttttttttaatagaagtggtttatccgctttaaaaaaaaactccagaGGAGAGAAACTCCACAAAGGACCCACCATGTAATTTTGTGAGTTGAAAGGTTTAAATCATAgttatcaaacccggaccggcccggcggtcggaccggttgacccggtgacccggtgcTTCAACCGGTCCGGGTCTTTAATTAGACCGGTTATGCAATCAACCCGTTTTGACCCGCATTGACCCGCTTTGACCCGGTGGTTAGACCGGTTGACCCAGCGGTCGGACCGATTGACCCGGCGGTCGAACCAGTTGACCCGGCGGTCAGACCAATTGACCcggtttgatttgtaatttcaattttgaactttggttatatattggattgagtttggtttgatactttgatgataaatttaaacttttattgtgaattagtattgttatgtattgatattatgtgaagtttgagcttttttcctcttttctactacttccaaatcaaagattagcaattgttttgtatttttttccatcaaattatttatttgataactaataattcatggatattattatgatatatcattatataattaaaaactaatttataattttaaaattaatattttaaaatatttttattaacccagTATTAACCCAAATGACCCGACGGTTGAACCAATTGACCCGTGACCCAGAGCCTTGaccgggtcaatgcccgggccgggtctgataaCTATGGTTTAAATTCGAGTTTCTTCCGAATGCAAAGCATGTGAGATGGATGGTCTACACCCATAGATCATAttatctataaaataaaataataaaatgatttaaattttattttatatatttcactACAATTGTCAAAGCTATAGCCAATTGAAGTGGGCGTTCCCaaaccttgttattattaaactaataggacattttttttccatattttactAGGATATTCGTCTCTGTCATTGTATGAACAGCTCTAatactttttcatattttattattcttatcaAGAGAAATTAACTTATgaataaaattacattaattcCTAAAATTCATCTATGGTAATTACTAATTACatatctatttaattaatatttaatacatatttatatttaatatttcttaaataataataatttttttaatttataatgtttattattagAAGGAAAATCcagttttttatttcatttttttaaataacttaaaattttatagtaattaatttttttttatataagttaaTAGTCTCCAACTAAACAACTACTAAAAACTTCAATTTTGAACAGTTTCCAAGCTAAAATGAACAAATGATATTTATtagaataaaaagagaagaggtCCAAGAGAAGAATGGCTTCCCAGCCTCTGCTCTTCTCTCGCTCCTTTCTCCTTCTTCCGCTTCGCTTTGCCCGGAGAACCACTCTCGCCAGGTTCCCAACCACTCCCACCGGCTTCCTTGCCCCCACCCGTGTTCTTTTGGGTGTTGGGGTTCGTCCTGTGAGGCGACTGCGAGCCGTGATGTTGTTTGCCGAGGACCCATTGGTGCATGATGTTTGCGCATCGGCGCTAACGGCGGGGGTCGCCCTGGCACTGCTCCGGTTCTGGGAGGAGATGGCCAAGCGCCAGGTTTTCGAGCAGGTCCTCTGTTTTCCTGATTTTCTTGTGTTTACTTTGTGGTAACTTTATTCTAGGGTTTTGCTGGCCCTTTGATGCTTGCGCTTTGTGGTTTCTATTTTTTGTGGTTGCGGAGTTCGTTTGTGAGTGcaagttgtgattttttttagctGATGGAGTGGTGGATGAATTCCTTTAGAGGGAATGCGGGAAAGAGGTTTTTGCTGGATTTGGAAGTCAAAGGATGAATCAGTGTAATTAGGAATGGAAAGAGAGTTACAAGGAGTTGATCTAGATGCATATTATACTTTTattcagaatgatgatagaataattTTGCAAGGCAAATCAATTCGAAGAATTTATAGATGAGAATGGAGAACTAAACTCTCAGGTTTTGGTAAACTGAAATCATAGAGCCAATGCCTTAGTATTTTACAGAGCGTATACCAAATAAAAGTGAgcaattgaatttgaattttggaGGTTTGGCAAAGTTGTTTACAGAACTTCAAGACCAACGCTTGAGCAAAATGATGGTTGTTTTTGGTGAACAAAACTGGCTTAAGGCGGTAAGTTTTATTTGTTAATCTGGGAATAGAACCTATTTTCTTTCTGTTTTGTTTGATTGGCTAAAGTTACTCTGAATGAGAAGGCTTAGTAAATTGCAGAAGGCTGTGTGGGCTTGCAGTTTACTTGTGCATTGAAATTGAAGGACTAGGAAATAATTAAGGGAAGTCTTGATATGTTCTTGCTTATTCTTTTGTACAATTCATTTCACCAATGCTTGTACAACTGAAGCATTTTCCTACCATTGCACTAATCTCTTCTTCCAACCATAAGACATCGGAAATTCCCCATTTAAGAATTATTTGTTCACATGCACTGGCCAAACAAAATTAATGTGtttgcattgtttttttttccttaatttagGTCCTGCTCATCTTCACAGCTGGCATGAACTTTTTTGCCTCTTATAATACCTATTCTAACCACAGTTCCATATATtatctcaaattttaaataaatttaattaatagggGGCATTCCACACATGACAACTTTTCATTTGACTATTGAAGTGCTAATTGGCTGATGTTGATCTCCATTTACAATTGCAACTATACTGTTTACCTTTGTTGCTCAAAGCCTTGACCTAAGTTTAATATGCTTGATTCTCCTGCCCCAATGTTGAGATGGGCCTCTTTCTTCTGGATAAGATCAAAGGTGCCAGTTTGCGAACTCGATGTATATTTCTCTTTctatatgcatataaaataattttattttgaagcaaaacaatttttcatctctgcttaacattttgccttttttctttattaattccTTAGAAACTGAACCGCAAGCTTGTGCATATCAGCATTGGGTTGGCTTTCATGCTTTTTTGGCCTTTGTTCAGGTAACTTGCATCATGAATAAACTTTCTTAGCATTATGTTATCTAAAtctcattaataaataaattggtttattgatGGGGTAATGAGAGTCTAATTAATTATGGGCACTATCTGTATGTGGTGGTTGCAGTTCTGGAAGCCTGGCACCCTTTCTTGCTGCCCTCGCTCCTGGGATAAATATTTTCCGGATGCTGTTTTTGGGacttggaatatggaagaatgAAGCTATGGTCAAGTCAGTGAGCAGGCATGGCGATTACAGGTTATAAAGCTATCCATGCCACTGCTATCCAATTTAGTTTTTTATCTTAATTCCATCTTCAATCTATAGCTATTGTACCTGAATTTTACCGATCTGTTTCTTGATAACCCCTTAGGGAACTTCTAAAGGGTCCACTATATTATGCTTGCACCATTACCCTGGCGACTTCGATCTTCTGGCGAACATCACCAATTGCAATTGCTGCAATCTGTAACTTGTGCGCTGGTGATGGTGTGTATTGACTCTGAATTAAGATCAACTGCTAATTTTCAGTCCATTTAGCTGTGTACTGACTAATCCTTCATAAAAACCAAAAGGCAACATTCATGATTACTTATCTGCCATCAGGTATTGCAGACATAGTAGGAAGACGATTCGGTAGTCAAAAGCTTCCATATAACAAGAACAAGTCCTTTGCCGGGAGCATTGCGATGGTTGTTGCGGGTTTCATATCATCTGTTGCGTGCGTATCAGCTATTGCTCTGATTTTGTGTTTAGCTAATTGTCAAggtttttgatgattttatatGTCAATCTCCTCCAGGTATATGCACTACTACTCCATGTTCGGATTTATGGATGTGAACTGGAGTTTGATTATCGGCTTTCTTGTTGTATCTTTGACTGCATCACTCATAGAGTCACTGCCGATCAGTTCGGAGCTGGATGATAATCTTACAGTACCCTTGACTTCATTATTAGTCGGCAGCCTTGTATTATGATGTTGTTGCATGTAGCATTGAACAAAAAACAAATGTCTTTGATGAAGAAATTACAATAAAGATCTACcgaaattttggttttttcagTGTTTGTTCTTGAGTCTGCATACTCAGATGATGTGagaactaataattttttttttttatatagtctattttaattatccaatgtatataatatatatacaaaataaaccaattataCATGGGAGCTTTATCACAGTAACATGatgctcaaaatatatatatatgctaattgGACAGCAACTACTGACTGATTCCGCACAACCTTCAGAGaactttcaattaaaaattaaaaaaagaaaatcttatTAAAAGCATTCAATGCCAATTCCCTCTACACCTCCtccaaacaatcaaaacaaggtCAAACGATGAAAAGCACCTAATAAGTGAAGTACAACAGAAGtttgaagaaacaaagagaaTTTTCTAATCAATTAAACATCTCAATTCCCTCCATCATACATCACTGAGCCAACTCTACCAAAATTTCTCTTATCTCTTTCCTCATCCACATGCCCACTGTTCTCCGGTGACTCTTGAGCTCGCCGGAGACGGCGCAagtataaacaaaatataatgcaGCAAAGAAATACAGCAAAAAGAAGCACAAGAACAAGCAGCATCACCTCTCCATGTAATGTATACCTTCTATCATTAGTCACCTCCATCTCCTCCGTTAATCTCCGGCCAGAGTTTTGTTTCTCCATAAAGCTCTTGTTCTTGGATAATAGTAAGTAAATAAAGGCAAAGGGATAACAAAACAAGGAACTCAACTGGATCTAGCTCCACCTAATTCTTCAGACATAGAAGTTCAATAATTCAGAAAAAGACATGCAACTTTCAGTTGTAGGGTCTGGATTGTCCTGAATTTGTTTGAGCATTGACAGCATTTTTCACAATATTATTGTACTCTTAGTACAGTCATTGCATGCCAGATAAAACTTTGGATTTTATCCCATAAAtcaaactctaaaccctaaacttagGGCTTCATATATGAAGTGCAGGTGCATGCATATGTAATTTAGAAGAGATATTTTGTAAAAACTTCGGAttctattcaaaataaaaatacctgaACCTGCTGTAACTTTATACGTACGTATCTAAATGCATGTGCATGAGATATTTATGTTTGGAAGGGCTTATAGTTATGGTCATTGTGGAGGTATATCACTGAAGAAAAGAAGGTATTTTGGAAGAAAACTGACAGTGAAAGTGAGTGACCAGTGATAGTACAGTACAAACAAACAAGTGCGTACTcagacacagagagagagagcttgaaACTTAATTAGGATTAGCGTAACGTTGTAGTGCAATcagagatttatattttgataaatccATGAGAAACgagattattattaaattaagaaaatgcaaagtactatatatatatatgggtagtTTGAGCATATATGTGGTTAGCTTTCTTAATATACTATTACACATATAAAGCTTGTCTTATTATATTCTATTTatcaatgtttgtttgtttggaaaTATGACTCTTAAACAATGTTCCACATTGATGTACTATTGGTGATATGACCCTGAAATTTATGCACACGAACTCCTGGGACTTTCCGCATTGAGATAATTAAACAATGGAAGAACTTGATTGATAAGCCTAAATCTTACAATCATCATCGTATGTATCGTATGTATAGCCTAATGATATGATATAAAAaagactaaaaataataatttttttttcttcaacagtattgttttatgattgtttatatattatacacTCTGATTAATAGTATTCACGGTTCAGATATAGATTTTCTGTAAAAGAACAATAGTTATACCCCTCCATGATTACAAGGTAGGGGTTTTTTTAGAAAATCTGTAAATTACTATAACTAATGTACCTctatacatattaatttttttaataattttttaaatagtgaGTGTTTGTGgcttattcataaataataataataataataataataataataacaacaacttAAGTCTACGAGGTCAATGGAAAATAAGTTAAATAACAAGATAAGAATAGAGGAAAGCTCAAATGGTTTTATTGGGAGCCATCTATTGCACTTGGTCAATCAATATAAGTTCTATTAATTAGATACAAAGATCAAATCAAAGTAGTTGTGCACAttgaagagatatatatatatatatatatatatatatatatatatcggaaGTCTCCCTTTGGTCTACCCTCATGAGGTCAAtggaaaataagataaataacaaGATGAGAGTAGATGAAAGTTCAAATGGTTTTATTGGGTGCTATCGATTGCGCTTAGTCAATCAATACATGTTCTATTAATTAGACACAAAGATCAAATCAAAGTAGTTGTGTCCATTGAAGATACATATATGCATAGGAAGTCACCCTTTGGCATGGCCTACCCTCAAAGATGGAATGCACCAACTCTAAAAATTCCTCTCATTTCAAGCTTTGAAAAGCATCAAAAGGCAAAAGAAAAGTTAAGGCTGTTTCATTTCAATTGACTAAAGAAAAGGACCTGTCAAAACAAGTGGGAAGCACTGATACATAtcatttatagtttttatacAGAGTGGGTTATTAATTATATGGTTGTAAATATCATACTAGTCTTCATAATTTTATGTGTCAATTAAGTCCTCTTGCGCAAGTGGACAACTAATATTTGATGGAAAGTTATTTCCTGTTTTTGAACATTCAaccacttttttaaaaaaaataaaatgaaatatattttaaaaaaaacacggTTTCATCATTGAAGATGATTAGGTGACTGAACAATAAAAGAAGGAATAGGCACTTAACCTAGTAAAGTATGTCTCACAATGTGATGTTCGGAAGAAATGAGACCTATATTCCCCtttcataatttttgtattaagggataatttgatttaatgtaaagcctcattttattttttttttaaaaaaaacaaacaataacagGAGGCAGAGAGAAACAATGCtcctaaaaaaataatcatttaatgaaatcattcattcaaaacaaCTCTAAGTGGAACAAATATCCAGGATCTTCTGTCTTGTTCATAGTTGTAATTGAATTTTCACGTATATGAAAGAAGCACAACAAATCTAGCTCATGCTTCATAGTAGACATGGaatcattttatttatgttcttATAAGCTCGGagtaataaataactaaaaaaaataaaatatgattatttctaataaaaattgaGATGGACGGGAAGAAACCTTTGAGTGAAAATATGGTTAATTCGCCCGCTTTTTCCctcaaatatgataaattatccatcattcttatttttatttttcaattactGTTATTCCGTattgaattcctattttctaaATAGCATGTGATTCATTCATTTTTACACAAGGTCAAAAATAATCCCCCATCAAACCATCAAATTTCTTTTTCAAGTTAAATAGATGCCTCACAGTAAAATTACAAAGAACAATAGTCTTTTCATATGTAGTGTTCTTCATGTACAAATTCAAAGAAtattaattagatttttttttaaaaaatgaaatcttggttgatttaatttcttcattctaatcaatttatcataattaaagaAAGTCATAGGTTGGTTATACCCCACGCCTTTTTCCAATTCCTCATGCttgttgttaaaaaataatcataatataatgcttaaaaaataaaaaatttatctctAAAAGATACATTGACAAATATGAAATATCCTTGGTTTGagaatttcatttattttctttgacttTAATGCTTGTTGACTTAGCccaaattcatataaaattttcttaagttataaagatatatatatatatatatatataaacaattacatagttttaaaaaataacaaaccatTAAATACTTCTattacttttccaaaatacatattcaccaaaaaaaaaaacacaaaaaagagcttttttattttcaaaatggatactttctataataaaaatcaaacatttgttttatttattcaagAGAAACACACCCAA containing:
- the LOC120281596 gene encoding probable phytol kinase 2, chloroplastic, with product MASQPLLFSRSFLLLPLRFARRTTLARFPTTPTGFLAPTRVLLGVGVRPVRRLRAVMLFAEDPLVHDVCASALTAGVALALLRFWEEMAKRQVFEQKLNRKLVHISIGLAFMLFWPLFSSGSLAPFLAALAPGINIFRMLFLGLGIWKNEAMVKSVSRHGDYRELLKGPLYYACTITLATSIFWRTSPIAIAAICNLCAGDGIADIVGRRFGSQKLPYNKNKSFAGSIAMVVAGFISSVAYMHYYSMFGFMDVNWSLIIGFLVVSLTASLIESLPISSELDDNLTVPLTSLLVGSLVL